Proteins from a genomic interval of Marmota flaviventris isolate mMarFla1 chromosome 8, mMarFla1.hap1, whole genome shotgun sequence:
- the Ghsr gene encoding growth hormone secretagogue receptor type 1 → MWNATPSGEPEPNLTLADLDWDALPTNDSLVDELLPLFPAPLLAGVTATCVALFVVGIAGNLLTMLVVSRFRELRTTTNLYLSSMAFSDLLIFLCMPLDLVRLWQYRPWNFGDLLCKLFQFVSESCTYATVLTITALSVERYFAICFPLRAKVVVTKGRVKLVILIIWAVAFCSAGPIFVLVGVEHENGTDPQDTNECRATEFAVRSGLLTVMVWVSSVFFFLPVFCLTVLYSLIGRKLWRRRRGDAAVGASLRDKNHKQTVKMLAVVVFAFILCWLPFHVGRYLFSKSFEPGSLDIAQISQYCNLVSFVLFYLSAAINPILYNIMSKKYRVAVLKLLGFSSFSQRKLSTLKDESSRAWTKSSINT, encoded by the exons ATGTGGAACGCGACGCCAAGCGGGGAACCGGAGCCCAACCTCACGCTGGCGGACCTGGACTGGGATGCACTCCCCACTAACGACTCCCTGGTGGACGAGCTACTGCCGCTCTTCCCCGCGCCGCTGCTGGCGGGCGTCACAGCTACCTGTGTGGCGCTCTTCGTGGTGGGCATCGCGGGTAACCTGCTCACCATGCTGGTGGTGTCGCGCTTTCGGGAACTGCGCACTACTACCAACCTCTACCTGTCCAGCATGGCCTTCTCCGACCTGCTCATCTTCCTCTGCATGCCCCTCGACCTCGTCCGCCTCTGGCAATACCGGCCCTGGAACTTTGGCGACCTGCTCTGCAAACTCTTCCAGTTCGTCAGCGAGAGCTGCACCTATGCCACGGTGCTCACCATCACAGCGCTGAGCGTCGAGCGCTACTTCGCTATCTGCTTCCCTCTGCGCGCCAAGGTGGTGGTCACCAAGGGCCGGGTAAAGCTGGTCATCTTGATCATCTGGGCCGTGGCCTTCTGCAGCGCCGGTCCCATCTTTGTATTAGTCGGGGTGGAGCACGAGAATGGCACCGACCCTCAGGATACCAACGAGTGCCGCGCCACCGAGTTCGCGGTGCGCTCCGGACTGCTCACAGTCATGGTGTGGGTATCCAGCGTCTTCTTCTTTCTGCCTGTCTTTTGCCTAACTGTCCTTTACAGTCTCATCGGCAGGAAGCTGTGGCGGAGGAGACGCGGAGATGCAGCGGTGGGCGCCTCGCTCAGAGATAAGAACCACAAGCAAACTGTGAAAATGCTGG CTGTAGTGGTGTTTGCTTTCATCCTCTGCTGGCTGCCCTTCCACGTGGGGaggtatttattttccaaatcctTTGAGCCGGGCTCCCTGGATATTGCTCAGATCAGCCAGTACTGCAACCTTGTGTCCTTCGTCCTCTTCTACCTCAGCGCGGCCATCAACCCCATTCTGTACAACATCATGTCCAAGAAGTACCGGGTAGCGGTGTTGAAACTTCTGGGATTTAGTTCCTTCTCCCAGAGAAAGCTCTCCACTCTGAAGGATGAAAGTTCCCGGGCCTGGACAAAATCTAGTATTAATACATGA